CCAAAATACATACTTAACGCACCGGCTACCGCCGCTCCTACCGCACAAGCCGGGATGACTCGTAACGGGTCGGCTGCGGCAAACGGAATGGCTCCTTCCGTGATAAAAGAAAATCCCATAATAAAATTTCCTACCGTGGTTTGACGTTCCTGCTGGGTGTAACGATTTCTGAAAAATAAAGTGCTTAAGGCAATCGCTAATGGCGGTACCATACCGCCCGCCATGACGGCGGCCATAATGTCATATTGAGCACTGGCCAGTGCCGCTGTACCAAACACGTAGGCGGTTTTGTTAATAGGGCCCCCAAAGTCAATTGACATCATGCCTCCCAGTATAAATCCCAATAATACCTTGCTACCGGTGGAAAGACCGGCTAAGAAATGTGTGATGGTGGTGTTTAACCAAGCCATGGGAGGATTGACCACAAAGACCATGATCGCGCCTATTGCTAAAATACCTAGCACCGGATAAATGAGGATGGGTTTAATTCCCTCTAGCGATGTCGGCAATTTGGCGCTTGCTTTTTTCAATGCCAAAATAATATATCCGGCAATAAATCCGGCGGCTAAAGCCCCCAGAAAACCGGAGGGTTGCCATAGTTCTTGCGGCAAGGAAAGGGAAAATCCTGTTTTGGCCAGCAGACCGCCTACCATGCCGGGCATTAGAGCCGGCCGGTCCGCGATTGCGGCGGCAATAAATCCTGCCAAAATGGGGAACATCATCCCAAAGGCTAGGCCACCCACTTGATTGAGAAAAGAGGCCAAAGGCGTGCCAGTGCCAAACTGAGCTGTACCTGCGTGTGCACCATCTAATAAAAAGGAGAGTGCTACTAAAATGCCGCCATCAATCACAAAAGGCAACATATGAGAAACCCCGTTCATCAAGTGCTTGTAAATGTCATGCAAAATAGAATGTTTCTCGACGGTGGCAGGAACAGCAGAAGCGGTTGCGTGAAAAACGGGTAGTGGTCCTTGCAAGGCCTGTTTTAACAATTCTGCGGGATGGTGGATGCCGTCAGCCACTTTGGTAAATAGAACCTTTTTTCCGTTGAAACGGTTTATTTCCACGGCTTTGTCTGCTGCCACAATAATGGCTTTAGCAGAGGCAATTTCTTCGGCTGAGAGCGGATTTTTAATTCCGCTGGAGCCATTCGTTTCCACTTTGAGCGAAATGCCGGCTTTTTGGGCGGCCTTTTCCAAGGCTTCTGCCGCCATAAACGTATGGGCAATTCCGGTGGGGCAAGCGGTGACGGCTAACAAGTCGTACATGTGGGGGGAAGACTCCGATTGACTTTCTTCCGGAAAAGCTTCCTTTTCCGCCCGGTCAATTGCTTGTAAGAATTCCGTAGCGTTTTGTGATTGTAATAAGTGTGTACGGAACGTTTCATTCATGAGCAAGGTGGACAGGCGACTTAATAAATCAATATGTGTGTTATCGGCGTGCTCGGGCGCGGCAATTAAAAACAATAATTTTACCGGAGCTCCGTCTAATGCATCAAAATCTACTCCATCCGGTACTGTCATGGCCGCTAAACCTGCTTTGCGTACGGCCGCTGTTTTAGCGTGAGGAATTGCAATCCCTTCTCCTACGCCGGTGCTGCTTTCTTGTTCGCGTGCTAAAACTGCTTGACGATATCCTTCCAAATCGGCCACATTTCCCTGAGCATTCATTAATTGGGTAATTTGGTGTAAAACATCTGCTTTATCATTTGCTTTGGCACCTAAACAGATTCCGGCCGGGGTAATTAAATCCGTAATTTTCATACAAGCTCCTTATGTTTGGGCGGGATAAACGTTAAAATATCTTTTCGTTCCGGCAACCATTCTTGTTGTACACAAGCACCTCCGGCGGCTAAAGCCCATTGCAAAGCGGTGGCATAATCGCAGGAGTGTAACCAACCGGCTAAAAAGCCGGCCACCATACTGTCTCCGGCGCCGACAGAGTTGATAACAGGGGCAGTCAGTTTAACAGCCGGGGCTTTGAAGGTATTTCCGTCGGAAGTGACTAACAAAGCTCCTTGTGCTCCGCGGGATACCAGAACGTTTTGTGCTCCTAATTGTTGCGCTTTTTTGGCGTATTGCAATACGTCTTCTTCCGTTTGTATTTTCGCGTCAAACAGATTGGCCAACTCTTCTTCATTGGGTTTAATTAAGAAAGGATGATAGGAAAGCGTGTGGTGCAAAAGCGGCCCTACTGCGTCTACTACGCAAAGTACGCCAAGCGGTTGTACTTGCTGTAAAATTTGCGCGTAAATAGAAGGGGCCACATCGGCAGGAACCGCACCGGACAAAACCAATACATCCCCCGATTTTAATGCATTTAATTTTTGCAATAAATGTTGAAGATAGACGGGTTCAATATGCGGTCCGCGGCCGTTGATGTCGCTTTCCTGTGTAGATTTAATTTTAACGTTGATGCGATTTTGTCCTTTAGGCAAGCAAATAAAATCGGTATGCGAAATATGTCCTTGCAAAAGAGATAGAAGTGCTTGCCCGGTATGACCGGCGCAAAATCCAAGTGCCGTGCACGGAAAACCCAAACGCTCCAATACTACGGCCACATTGATTCCTTTTCCGCCGGGCAGGATGTTTTCTTTTACTGCACGGCTAACACCACCCAACTGTAAGCTGGGCACGAACATAATGTAATCTAACGACGGATTAAGGGTGACGGTATAAATCATATTTATACGGTGTATAATTCCTTTCTAAGGGTAAGTAAATTATATAAATTCTTCCTGCGCTGTCCAAGGGGGGTAATATGAGCAATGTATTAAACAGATACTTCGAATAAGAAAAAAGTCAGAATGTGTGGAATTGTGATTGCCAACATTAAGTCAGTTATGATAAACTAGTGGTAGATTTTGTGCCTTAAGAATGAATGCAATAGTATAAAAATCGAAGAGGAGATAAACAATCATAGACAAGCCTTAAATGTGGTTTGATTACAATTTGAATACTGTTTTTGGTTGTCTAAATTAATTTAGACATCACTTGTGCGTAAGCATAGGAGATTGGGAACCAAAAACAGTCGCTATTTGCTAGTAGGAACGGACTAATTACCCGGGCTTACTAGCATTAATCCTGTATTAATAGCTATTAATACGGGTAGGCGACTGTTTATTTGTGTGATCCCAATCTCGCAAATAGCAGTCGCCTTTTTTGTTGGAAAATTGATAGAAGAACCGAAAGTAAGGTCACCCCTGTTGTGCTTTAGGCGTGTCGTTCTTTGCATTTCCTCAAAAACAGACATATTGCCAGTGATGTCTAAAATGACAATTTACAAAATAGCTCTGTTGAACAGGAGGAAATATGTTTATAGAAAAGGCCAAAAAACTTATTAACCGTCATACAGTCATTTCATTTGATATTTTTGATACTTTACTTATACGTCCTTATTTGCGCCCCACGGATCTATTTGTCCACTTAGAAAAATTAAATCAACTACCGGGTTTTGAGACGCGCCGTCGGTTGGCTGAAAGAACTGCCCGTCATAAACGTCCCGAAGGAGAAGATGTTAATTTAGACGAAATTTATGCCGAATTGTCCGGCCCGGATGTTGCGCTAAAACAACAGGAACTAGATTTGGAACGCCAAACTTTACAACCTAATCCAGCCTTACTAATGCTGTTTCGCTATGCCAAACAGCAAGGCAAACGAATTATTATTGTCTCCGATATGTATCTGCCGGCTGATTTCTTAGAGCAAGTATTACGTGAAAAAGGATTTGACGGTTTTGAAAAGTTATATGTTTCTAACCGACCACGTAAACAAAAGGGTTACGGTACGCTATATTATCACGTAGAACAAGACTTGCACCTTGATCCCAAAACTATTTTACATATTGGAGATAACCGTCGTTCAGATGTGCGGTGCGCTAAAAAAGCGGGTTGGCATGCTTTACACATTCCATCCTTACAAGAACGCTATTTTCAAAAGTATCCGCTTCTTCTGAAATTTTGGAAGCAGCACCCCAGTTTTGATGCATCAGTGACTTTGGGGTTACTGATATGGAAAGAAGCACAAGGAATTCTCTCCCCTTACTTTGAGCGGTTGGGATATAAAATTGGCGGCCCCGCCTCTTATGGTTTTACCAGGTGGATTGAAAAACAAGCCACCGCTCGCCATATTCCTACCTTGCTTTTTGTAGCGCGCGACGGATATACGTTACAAAAAGTATTTCAAACATTTGATAATCCGCACATTCAAGCTCACTATGTGTATGCCCTGCGATTTTTAAATAATATCTGTAGGTTGGATTATCCGCCTACATCCATGGGACAGATGAAAACTATTTTGCGGCACTTTGCGAATAAATCTGATGCATTTCGTTCGCTGTTACCTGCTCACCCGATGAATAAAGCTCAAACTCATCGTTTTATTCAAGATCATTTACCTTTGCTTACCCAACTTTCCAAACAGGAACTATCTAATTACAGGAATTATCTTTCTGCCTATTATCAACCAGGGAAGCCAGTGGGAGCGATTGATAGCGTTACTTCTTTTTTTTCTTCGCAAAAACTCATTGAGGCCGCCGTTGGGGTAGAACAAGTAACCGGATATTATTGGGGAGTGACACCTACTCCAGAAATGCCATCCCATCGTTTTGAAGCTTTTTTGCCGCACGGAGAATTGAAACAGCATCATGAGATTTTTACACATTGTTGGCCATTTATGGAATTCCTATTTACGGCCCCGCAACCGCCTATTAAAAACATCACGCCAGACGGCAGTCCCCTCTACGACTCTCATATCCCTGCCCAAGAGGAAGCCCGCATTGCCGCTTATGAAACCCTTAGCAACGGGATGTTGGCATTTGCTAATGATGTCAAACACATTTTTAAGGGAAAGGATATTTTCTTAACGGGTCATTTCCTAGTGCAATGGATTAACTGGTTTTTGCTTCACCCTACACGAGAAGATAGAAAAGAAATGGCCGTTATTTTTCATGCTAGCGGCAGTGAACACCAAGAATATGAACCCTTGCTTAGTTTCCAACCATCAATTCGGCAAATTCTATCTTCGGTAAAACACTATATTCGCTGTGCTAAACAAGTATATTGGAAGACTCCGTTTCAATTCTGCTTAACCTGTTTGCTGTCTCCCGTTGCTTCCAGGAGGATAGCCGATAAACATTTTGTATTGTATTTCTTTCCGCGTTTGCGTAAACAATACGCGCGCAAGGATATGACAATCGGCCGTTATACTTTTTCAATAGTTTGGGGCAAGAGACAAGAGTAAATCTTGTAACACTATAAAATAAAAAACCGCCGAAAGGCGGTTTTATAATTTACCGGGGAAGGGACTTCCCTGCGGTCAATTTCTTTACGGAAATTGCCTCCGGGCCGGCCCTCACGGTTTTTGCCTTTCGTGCTTGCTTGCGCGCGCACTCAAACAAAAACATCGCTCCGGGCTTCAATTCCCTTACGTGCACCAAGCAGTTGGTGCACTCCCCAACTAAAAATAAAAACCTGCTTAAAAGCAGGTTTTATATTTTTACCGGGGAAGGGACTTGAACCCTTAAGCCCGTGCGGGCAATAGTTTTTGAGACTATCCTGTATACCAATTCCAGCACCCCGGCATGAAATTGATACAATTATTATAGCAGTTTTCGTACGAAAGCACAACTTTTATGTGCCTAAGGAAAAAGATATGTGGGTCATTTTAGCATTCATTTCGGCTTTATTTTTGGGTTTGTATGAGGCAACGAAAAAACGAGCGTTACAACAATGTTCGGTGTTTGGTGTGTTGTGGGGGAGTAGTTTGGTTGCTACCCTTTTATTTTTGCCTGTAATTATCATTAGTTGGAGTGGCGCAGAGTGGCTGGAGGGGAGTATTTTACAAATTCCGCGTGGTACGTGGCTGATGCATGGCGGTGTGGCGGTAAAAGCGATGATTGTGCTTGCCTCGTGGGGATGCGGATATATGGGGCTAAAACATTTACCGATTACGTTAGCCGCGCCGATAGATGCTTTGCGGCCCGTGCCGGTATTATTGGGAGCATTTTTTATATTTGCGGAGCGCCCCAATGGGTATCAATGGACCGGTATTTTTATTTTGTTATTAGCACTGTATCTGTTGGGCCGAAGCGGGCAGAAAGAAGGGATACATTTTCGCAGTAATGTGTGGGTGTGGCTTGTTGGCGCGGGTACCTTATTGGCCGCAGCCAGCGGTTTGTATGACAAATTTCTGATTTTTTAGTATAATTTGAAAAATCAGATCCCGGCCTGCGTTATTTTGTAGAAAACACACACGGTCATCCCGCAGTGTCGTAGTGCGGGATATAAGTAGTTTTGCAGAGGCCTATACCCCGCACAGAAACCTTGCGAGGTGACGGCAGAAAAAAGGAGGATGTATGAAAAAAGGGTTTACCTTGATTGAATTATTGGTAGTTGTGCTTATTATCGGCGTCTTATCAGCCATTGCTCTGCCGTAATATCAACGTGCGGTGTATAAAGCACGCGCGATGGAGCAATTAATTAATATACGTGCGGTAAAAGATGCATTGGATCGTTGGCTTATGGAAAATGGCGAGTCAGCAACGCCCACTTTGGATGCCTTAGATATTACCCTACCTCCCAATTCAGAAAATTTTACAATTGGGGTGTCAAAATATTCGAATGTGGGAATTTATGCTTCTACCAGCAATAATACTATGGAAGATAATCGTTTTGTAATTCGTTATTTTGCCACATGTGTATACCCCGAGTATGTCAGAAAAATTGTTTGTGTGGGTGAGGGAGATGCCGGGGAAAAAATCTGTAAAGATATAGGCGGCACGGGCGAACATAACTACAAATTTATATCCGGCCAAAAAGCATATTATTTGAACTGACATAAAAAAAGCCCTTGCAAGTGCAAGGGCTTTTTTCACGTATCTTAAAACCTTAACATCGAAGTGTAATTCTTGAGGCGTTTTTCAATCTCGTTTTGGCGTGCGGAAGCAAGGCGCTTAACGCTAAACGACTCAATGGTAAAGGATGCCATCACATTCCCGATCATCATAGCACGTTTGATGGCAGACAAAGAGTCCCACTTGCGCAAACTGGCCAAATAGCCCGTCGCACCGCCTCCAAAGGTATCGCCCGCGCCGGTGGTATCATGCACCCCTTCAAGCACGTACGGCGGAAATTGCACAATACCTAATTTGCTCACAAGCATAGACCCGTTGGGCCCTAATTTGATAATGACGTGCTTGGCACCCATTTTCAAGATTTTTTTGCCGGCCGTAATCAAATTATAGGTGCCGGTTAATTGACGCGCTTCGGCTTCATTTAAGAAAAACAAATCCGTTTTTTTCAGCACTTTGAGTAGCGCAGCTTTTTTGGAAGAAATCCAATAATTCATCGTATCGCAAGCGACGAGTTTCGGGTTTTTGACTTGTTTCAAAACAGATAACTGTAACTCCGGATCAATGTTAGCCAAAAAAACTGCTTTGGCCTCTTTTTGCTCTTCACTTAAGATAGGATTAAAATCTTGAAATACATTTAATTCCGTAAATTTGGTGGTGGCATTTTTGAGGTCTTTGTCATAACTGCCTCCCCAATGGAAGGTTTTACCTTCTTTGACCTGTAAGCCGGTCAAATCTATTCCGCGTTTCTTAAACGGGGCGCGATCTTTAGCCGCGAAATCCGTTCCTACTACTGCGACAATAGACGGACAGGAAAAATAACTGGCAGAAATAGAAGAATAACTGGCCGCCCCGCCCAGCACACGCTCAGCACGGCCGTAGGCGTTTTCTATACTGTCAAACGCGACAGATCCCACTACTAGTACTTTACTTTTCATGATGCTTGTTCTTTTAAGAAGGTCTTAATTTCTACTCGGCTGTTGAAATCATCAAAGAAAGCTTTTTGGGCAGTTTCCATTTTAGTTTCAAACAGTTGTTTTTCGAAATCCTTTTTATTCTGCTCAAAATTTTTCATGTTTCCGTTTTGAGTTTGATACGCATAGCGTACCTCTTCCGGCGTTAATTTATAGATGGAGAATAACGCCATGCGGAAGCGATCTGCCAGTTTGCTGCGGCGGATTTGTTCTTCAAACTGAGCGGGATTCATGCCCAATTGATGCTTGAGTACCTGTTCATAGGCCACTTTGTTAAATTGACCATTTTGATTAAAGGGAGGAGCTGAATGAATTTCTAACGCAATTTCATAGTCAGATACCGACATACCAAATTCGCGGGCCGCTTGGTTGAGAACTTCTTCGCTGATAAGTCCGCTGAGGGCTTGTTGGGTTAGATATTGATTCATATTTTCATCTACATCTACGCCGTTGTTACGCAAGGCACGCGCTTGAGCGTCCGTAGCTTTTTGTAAAGTACGATACGTGATAGGGGTAGAACCCACCATCGCTGCATTGGTATTGAAAACTCCTCTGGAATAGGAACCTAGTCCAATATATCCGATACTGGCAATGAAAAATGCCAGCGTAATAATTAAGATTGATTTTTTGTATTTGATTAAGAAAGAGATCATACGTCAAAACTCCTTATTGTTTATCTGTATCATCGGCGGGTGAGGACATTTCTGCTCCGCCAATTTTACACATGCCTTCAATCCGTCCGCCTTCTTCTACGATCATTTTTTGGGCGCGGATATCTCCTTTGATAGAGGCCTTGGCTAACACTTCCAACATTTCTGCGCACACATTGCCTTCAATGTCTCCGCCACAAACAACGGTGTGTCCGGTTACATCGCCGGTAATTTTGCCGCCTTCTCCTACTATGACCTGACGTGCATTATCCACCGATCCTGCCAAGTGACCGTCTACGCGCAAAGAACCTTGCACGCTTAGTGTCCCTTGGAAATAGCATTCCGCGCTGACAATAGAAAAATGTTCGCCGGAAGCAAAATCCGAATCTTTTTTTAAAAAACCCATCGTTTTCCTCCTAAATTTATTTAAAATAGTTTCGTGGATTAACGGGTTGACCGTCTTTCCATACTTCATAATGCAAATGTGTTCCGGTACTGCGCCCGGTGGTGCCCATAAAGGCAATAGGCTGCCCCCGTTTTACCCGTTCTCCTTCCTTGACCTTAATGCCGGTGGCATGTGCATACAAGGTGGAATAACCAAGCCCATGATCTATCAGTACCGCTTGTCCGTATCCATTTACCCAACCGGTGTGACGCACTACTCCGTCTGCCGTGGCGACAATCGGGCTATCGGGCTGACTGACAAAATCCAGTCCATTGTGCATGCGGCCGATTGGTTTACCAAACGGATCGCGGCGGTATCCAAAACCGGAGCTGATTCTCCCTGTAGAAGGTCGAATAGATGGCGTGGAATGGCTGCCTTCCATTTGGTTGGCGTAGTACCATGCAATTTCCTGAAAAGAAGCCAAACGTTCTTGGGCTTCCTGTTGCATGCTTTCTATATAATTTTCAAATTCTTCCGTATCGAAATCTTTCAAATCTGCGCTAAACAATTTTTGAGCCCGTTGTTCTGCTTGTTGATTTTTCTCTTCTAATACTTTGGGCAGATTAATAAACTTTCCGCCGGGCATGCCCAACATTTGCCGCATTTGTTGCTCAGTGGTTTGAGTTAAGTCCAAATACTTACGGCCTCGTTCCAATTCGTCGGCAATTAAATGCAGTTTCACGCGCATTAATTGGTTATCAGCTTTGGTGATCTGATAATCATAGGCCCGGCTCCACAGCCACAAAGCCCCTAACGTAAGCCCCAGCCAAACGACGAGCAATACCACTAAGGTAATTCCCGTTACTTTTATCTTTTTAGATCCACCCGCCCGCGGCATAAAAATAATATCGATACGATCACTTAAAAAGCGGGTCCATGTTCTCTTGGCCATACTCTTTTATTCTATCATATAAAGGCCCTGCCAGGCACAGCCTGTGCATTATTTTTTTGTTTTGCGCGGTTTCTTTTTTCCTTTAACTGGTGTAGCAGGCGCAGAGGGGGCATAAAATTGCAAAATTCCTTCGTAAATAGCTTGTGCAAACATTTCGCGTCCTTGGGGGCTCATGACCAGTTCTTCTTGTTCCGGCAAAATCATAAAAGCATTTTCAATTAAGATGCTGGGCATTTCCGAAATACGCGGAATGAATAAAACATTATTGGCAATCAGGCCATTGTCTGCCAATGGGATATGTTTGTTAAAAGATTGATACACACTGTTAGCCAGTTGGAAACTGTGAGGATAGGTGTAATAAATGGAATACCCGCGCGGATAAGCCATGGGATTAGCGGTATCAGGTAATGCGTTATGGTGCAAGCTGACAAAAATATGGGCCTTTTCATCCATCGCTTTTTGATAACGCTGCGGTAAAGATATGTGATTGTCTGCTTGGCGTGTCATGATAACCGTAGCCCCGGCAGCTTCTAATTTCGGTTTTAAGACTTCAGCTAAAGCCAAATTAGCTTCATATTCCAAAAAACCGGAAGGACTTACCAAACCGTCATATGGCGGTACACGTTTGGGGCTGTGTCCGGCATCCAGTAAAACACGAACCTCCGCCAAGGGTTTTTGGTCAGTAGGAGTATGCTCCGGAGCGTGGTATAGATCTAACACAAATTGGCTTCCGTTGTAGTGGTAGCCATGTCCCCACGGGGTTGTGCCTTTTTTGAAATATAAAACGAAGGGAAGTACTCCGTTTTTGGATCCTTTCCATTCGATGCGGTCCAGTAGAGGGGAAGTGGCATCAAAGTTAAAATTTTCTTCCAGTTGATCCGAATAATAAAAGGTAATTTCCATTCGGTTATTAAATTCATGAACCGAAACCGGTACCGGATGCATACCCTCCCAGCGAACTTGGGTTCGTTCCGTAGTTGCTACGGTAGAAATATCTGAAATAATGTTAACCGGCAAGGTGTGTGCAGAGCCCACCGCTACTTTTTTTTCTTCTATCCAAGCCGATTCTCCGTTTCCTAAATGCAGTCGGTACAAGCCGTTATTACGTCCATCGATTTGCACTTGTCCGAAGGCACGGTAAAAGGGATATAGACTGCCTTGATGTACCGGTAATTGACGTACTTTAGTGCCCTCCTCTTTAATGCGCGCAGTATAAAGGGGATCTGTGATATCTAAAATTTTGACACGTTGTTTGGCAGTTATCTTTGCGTGAGTGTGGGTAGCCGGATCCACCATTTTATAAGTAATTTTAGCGGAGCGTGGTTTTTCTTTGTCGCGAATCACATATTTAGTTTGATACCGCCCCGGCGTGCGTGAGCTCTCCTTAAGCGTAATTTTTTTACCTCCCTTTAGTCCGTTAATTTCGGCTGTCACACGGGCATGCGGTGTGCCGCGGACAGAGAGCTCCAACGTATCTCCCGGTACAACCCAAACCGGTTTAGAGGGATACACTTCTTTTTCATCAAAGCGTGCTTTTCCTGTCAATTGTTTAAGCGGTGTGCCGGGGATGCGGACATTTCGTACCGCTTGATAGGTTTTGCCCTGACTTTTTGCAGTAAGCACAAGCGCAAAAGATCCTTGTTCTACAGGTACATAAGCTATGAAAGTGCCGTTTTTATACACAGGAACTACTTGCCCGTTGATATCCAAAGTGGGATTTTCCAGATTTAATTTCCCAAAGATATAAATGTTGTTTGCACCGCGGGAAATAAGATAATTTTCTTGTGGGTGCTGGACGGTGATAGGAGCATCATCCCCCGACTGAGCAGGCAAATAAGGAGCTACCGGCAAAGGGTTGTCTTGGGCTGCCAGCGAAAGGGCTAAAAAACAAAAAATGCAAAAAACTATTTTTTTCATCGTATAAAAAATGATAACATAAAATAATGACCATGCGCGAGGATGTTGTTCAGTTTTTGGATAGTTACTTATTATCCGCCTCTGTATCAGATTGCAGCCTGAACGGTTTGCAGGTACAGGGACGCGATCAAGTACGTAAAATTGTTTTCGCCGTGTCAGCCAACATGGAGGTATTCAAACGAGCCAAGGCCACCAAAGCGGATATGATTATAGTACACCATGGTTTGTTATGGGGCCAAGAGCAAGCATTAGTCGGAATGTTTGGACGTCGTGTTGGATTTCTACTGGAGAATAAAATCAGCCTGTTAGGGTATCATTTACCTTTAGACAAGCATCCTGTGTGCGGGCACAATGCACAATTAGCCCGCGTATTAGGAGTACAAACGCTACGGCCGTTTGCCGCCTATCATGGGCAAGACATTGGCTTTTGTGGGGAAATCAATCCGGATTCATTACCGGTTATAACCCGTCGGCTGGAGCGTGTGTGTGGCGCCAAAGCATTGGTGTTGCCGTTTGGACCTAAGAAAATCCGTACCGTAGGTATTGTAAGCGGTGGCGGTTGGAGTATGATTGGTGATGCCGTGCGCTTGGGGCTGGATTTATTTGTT
The Elusimicrobiaceae bacterium DNA segment above includes these coding regions:
- a CDS encoding PTS sugar transporter subunit IIA; this encodes MKITDLITPAGICLGAKANDKADVLHQITQLMNAQGNVADLEGYRQAVLAREQESSTGVGEGIAIPHAKTAAVRKAGLAAMTVPDGVDFDALDGAPVKLLFLIAAPEHADNTHIDLLSRLSTLLMNETFRTHLLQSQNATEFLQAIDRAEKEAFPEESQSESSPHMYDLLAVTACPTGIAHTFMAAEALEKAAQKAGISLKVETNGSSGIKNPLSAEEIASAKAIIVAADKAVEINRFNGKKVLFTKVADGIHHPAELLKQALQGPLPVFHATASAVPATVEKHSILHDIYKHLMNGVSHMLPFVIDGGILVALSFLLDGAHAGTAQFGTGTPLASFLNQVGGLAFGMMFPILAGFIAAAIADRPALMPGMVGGLLAKTGFSLSLPQELWQPSGFLGALAAGFIAGYIILALKKASAKLPTSLEGIKPILIYPVLGILAIGAIMVFVVNPPMAWLNTTITHFLAGLSTGSKVLLGFILGGMMSIDFGGPINKTAYVFGTAALASAQYDIMAAVMAGGMVPPLAIALSTLFFRNRYTQQERQTTVGNFIMGFSFITEGAIPFAAADPLRVIPACAVGAAVAGALSMYFGCGLPAPHGGLFVIGIITHAGGFMTAISLGSIVGMVLLALLKKPISTNS
- the pfkB gene encoding 1-phosphofructokinase, with amino-acid sequence MIYTVTLNPSLDYIMFVPSLQLGGVSRAVKENILPGGKGINVAVVLERLGFPCTALGFCAGHTGQALLSLLQGHISHTDFICLPKGQNRINVKIKSTQESDINGRGPHIEPVYLQHLLQKLNALKSGDVLVLSGAVPADVAPSIYAQILQQVQPLGVLCVVDAVGPLLHHTLSYHPFLIKPNEEELANLFDAKIQTEEDVLQYAKKAQQLGAQNVLVSRGAQGALLVTSDGNTFKAPAVKLTAPVINSVGAGDSMVAGFLAGWLHSCDYATALQWALAAGGACVQQEWLPERKDILTFIPPKHKELV
- a CDS encoding HAD-IA family hydrolase, encoding MFIEKAKKLINRHTVISFDIFDTLLIRPYLRPTDLFVHLEKLNQLPGFETRRRLAERTARHKRPEGEDVNLDEIYAELSGPDVALKQQELDLERQTLQPNPALLMLFRYAKQQGKRIIIVSDMYLPADFLEQVLREKGFDGFEKLYVSNRPRKQKGYGTLYYHVEQDLHLDPKTILHIGDNRRSDVRCAKKAGWHALHIPSLQERYFQKYPLLLKFWKQHPSFDASVTLGLLIWKEAQGILSPYFERLGYKIGGPASYGFTRWIEKQATARHIPTLLFVARDGYTLQKVFQTFDNPHIQAHYVYALRFLNNICRLDYPPTSMGQMKTILRHFANKSDAFRSLLPAHPMNKAQTHRFIQDHLPLLTQLSKQELSNYRNYLSAYYQPGKPVGAIDSVTSFFSSQKLIEAAVGVEQVTGYYWGVTPTPEMPSHRFEAFLPHGELKQHHEIFTHCWPFMEFLFTAPQPPIKNITPDGSPLYDSHIPAQEEARIAAYETLSNGMLAFANDVKHIFKGKDIFLTGHFLVQWINWFLLHPTREDRKEMAVIFHASGSEHQEYEPLLSFQPSIRQILSSVKHYIRCAKQVYWKTPFQFCLTCLLSPVASRRIADKHFVLYFFPRLRKQYARKDMTIGRYTFSIVWGKRQE
- a CDS encoding DMT family transporter; the protein is MWVILAFISALFLGLYEATKKRALQQCSVFGVLWGSSLVATLLFLPVIIISWSGAEWLEGSILQIPRGTWLMHGGVAVKAMIVLASWGCGYMGLKHLPITLAAPIDALRPVPVLLGAFFIFAERPNGYQWTGIFILLLALYLLGRSGQKEGIHFRSNVWVWLVGAGTLLAAASGLYDKFLIF
- a CDS encoding prepilin-type N-terminal cleavage/methylation domain-containing protein, translated to MKKGFTLIELLVVVLIIGVLSAIALP
- a CDS encoding bifunctional hydroxymethylpyrimidine kinase/phosphomethylpyrimidine kinase: MKSKVLVVGSVAFDSIENAYGRAERVLGGAASYSSISASYFSCPSIVAVVGTDFAAKDRAPFKKRGIDLTGLQVKEGKTFHWGGSYDKDLKNATTKFTELNVFQDFNPILSEEQKEAKAVFLANIDPELQLSVLKQVKNPKLVACDTMNYWISSKKAALLKVLKKTDLFFLNEAEARQLTGTYNLITAGKKILKMGAKHVIIKLGPNGSMLVSKLGIVQFPPYVLEGVHDTTGAGDTFGGGATGYLASLRKWDSLSAIKRAMMIGNVMASFTIESFSVKRLASARQNEIEKRLKNYTSMLRF
- a CDS encoding SurA N-terminal domain-containing protein; the encoded protein is MISFLIKYKKSILIITLAFFIASIGYIGLGSYSRGVFNTNAAMVGSTPITYRTLQKATDAQARALRNNGVDVDENMNQYLTQQALSGLISEEVLNQAAREFGMSVSDYEIALEIHSAPPFNQNGQFNKVAYEQVLKHQLGMNPAQFEEQIRRSKLADRFRMALFSIYKLTPEEVRYAYQTQNGNMKNFEQNKKDFEKQLFETKMETAQKAFFDDFNSRVEIKTFLKEQAS
- a CDS encoding polymer-forming cytoskeletal protein, with the translated sequence MGFLKKDSDFASGEHFSIVSAECYFQGTLSVQGSLRVDGHLAGSVDNARQVIVGEGGKITGDVTGHTVVCGGDIEGNVCAEMLEVLAKASIKGDIRAQKMIVEEGGRIEGMCKIGGAEMSSPADDTDKQ
- a CDS encoding peptidoglycan DD-metalloendopeptidase family protein — protein: MAKRTWTRFLSDRIDIIFMPRAGGSKKIKVTGITLVVLLVVWLGLTLGALWLWSRAYDYQITKADNQLMRVKLHLIADELERGRKYLDLTQTTEQQMRQMLGMPGGKFINLPKVLEEKNQQAEQRAQKLFSADLKDFDTEEFENYIESMQQEAQERLASFQEIAWYYANQMEGSHSTPSIRPSTGRISSGFGYRRDPFGKPIGRMHNGLDFVSQPDSPIVATADGVVRHTGWVNGYGQAVLIDHGLGYSTLYAHATGIKVKEGERVKRGQPIAFMGTTGRSTGTHLHYEVWKDGQPVNPRNYFK